ccctcAACCGCATCACGGGTCAAATTAAAGAGACGGcaagacattataatgtacatagttaatgcggtctacattcttgtttggagtgacggggaacaaagcggacagaataggaatattttcaaatcctgcCGCGACTTGGTCTGCGAGTTTGAATTCTTTGGGGACCCCTCTAGGGACCCCTATCGCATCTATATAGGTTGGGGAGTCCACAGTGAGGTCGAATGTATCACGTGAGCGACGGCCTATTACATGTCTACGCCGGCGCCGGGTAAGAGCGTCGCTCCTTTTTGCCTGGAGTGCTTTAACTCGGTCACCTATCAGCACTAAGGGTGCTGCTAACCGTACCATCGCACATTCCCCCAGGGTGCCTTTTGGGATTCTCACCAGGAGTCGGGTGCccccacaatagtaatacaGACCAGACCGGGCCCAGGGTCCGATAATAGATCTGCTCTGGATCGTAACATTACACCACTGCAAGGGGATCTCTCCAACGTTCACCACGggtttctgactggtgaagcggaaacaggtatatccccctccccctttatggGGAGTGAACGGCCCCGTCCTGGTGTCGTTAGCTATCGGAGGAAACACCCTTGCCAGGGTGATGCAGTTCACAGGGGAAGCACtatgtgtaagagctaacatGCACCGATATCCCCAagggtcctctgaatacaaaggagcCGGCTCAGTGTATAGTTGAGGTCGGGCGGCGGCACATgccacacagtcccctaaatcttgttctttggcattttgcaacatccaatcaagccaGATATTACTCTCGTGATACCCTGTGGCTTTCTCAATCACCTCTAACGGTTTCAATTTGGTATAGTCAACCCCTACCACTTCCCCAGGTTGCACCTTACCTGTTGAGGTGTCCACAGTCCCTGTGACTGCCACAGCTGGAGAGCTAGCGGTCGGCACCCTAATGTTAATCTTAATAAACGCTTTGGTGTCAGTTCCTGCATGCTCCACTCCGagaaccaaatatattttgtccgCACCTCTGTATGGAGAGGTGTCCCAACCTCCGACAGACAAGGTAagtggattctgggaggagCTGAAATCTCGTTGGAAATTAAACGAGCTCCACATAGTGGCATTCGGTCCCCACGGGAGTCCAGGCTGCCACTGTCCCGTATACGCTCGGACCTCGTCCCATCCCGGGCACCACCTCTCACCCGGCAGACGTCCCATCAGGCCACACATCATATCTACAAATGgagtgtgacacacatacaggttgtaATCTCTCCACGAGCCATTATATCTCCTGCAAGCTATGACCGAGCATAAGTCAAACgtgaaagcagtatgtgaccCTTTGACATAATCCAATTCAATACCCCCTCCCTGCTTCAGGCAGGCGTCCTCTTTTTGTATCACCTGCCTTCTCGCTGTGGAGATGGAGACTCGACGCCAGCCagggaaacctgtagcaacatacaacacacatatcattattcccccaattcccatataccatttcattctactatcatctccccagacctttctctgtaaccctgtcatcttggtacgagtggtagccactctgtgtcctatacccccttttgttacagtattcttcagttccttcccctaagagtctattcccctggcgccgtcctttgtctccttcactcgctcgtagtcccgccgtgtcctggggtccgctcctggcaccggtccggctggtgctggtcctccttccgtccacactggggaaagctcctccttcccggtttggatgaggtcgcttagcgacctccctggctcctgcgctggtgtacactggctccaatggtaccacgtctctcctttgtccctcaggcggaccgcatggctcgttctctccaccacctgatgaggacccgtccaccttggctccgaccactttcgcttgatgaccttcagcaacacccactccgcctggggcaagttctggtccagcgggtgtaGGTCCCTcctttctccgactctgttggtgaatcctgaaacgagagctcgcaattcatcaaaatacactttatggtctttgggccacttttccccttccgggatcgcaggccccgcggctggtcctggaaactgtctccccgtcagcagctcgtatggggtgaacccagtggtctgatttaacgagcatcgaatcgtcatgagtgccagtggcagtgcatctacccagttcaatttagtctgtgcacatatcttagccaacttgttttttaagttttggttcatcctttctacctttccctgggactgtggatggtacacagtgccaaaagcatgttttaggcccaataagctctctaccttctgtaaatcactgttcttaaaatgagtcccattgtctgacctaattttctctgggaagccgtgtctgggaatgtactggttcactaaacacttgatcactgtctgactgtcctcccttctagctggccaggcttctggccaccctgtgaacatgtccacacacactaacatgtagcggcacccccgtacagtttcccccatgtccgtgtagtctatcactatctcttgtccaggtctcgtcgtcatggggaacgcccccatctcaggtttgatcgtcggttttgggttgtggtgtgtgcagatgatgcatgtcctagtgtagttacgta
The window above is part of the Esox lucius isolate fEsoLuc1 chromosome 4, fEsoLuc1.pri, whole genome shotgun sequence genome. Proteins encoded here:
- the LOC117594414 gene encoding uncharacterized protein LOC117594414 yields the protein MGIGGIMICVLYVATGFPGWRRVSISTARRQVIQKEDACLKQGGDMMCGLMGRLPGERWCPGWDEVRAYTGQWQPGLPWGPNATMWSSFNFQRDFSSSQNPLTLSVGGWDTSPYRGADKIYLVLGVEHAGTDTKAFIKINIRVPTASSPAVAVTGTVDTSTGKVQPGEVVGVDYTKLKPLEVIEKATGYHESNIWLDWMLQNAKEQDLGDCVACAAARPQLYTEPAPLYSEDPWGYRCMLALTHSASPVNCITLARVFPPIANDTRTGPFTPHKGGGGYTCFRFTSQKPVVNVGEIPLQWCNVTIQSRSIIGPWARSGLYYYCGGTRLLVRIPKGTLGECAMVRLAAPLVLIGDRVKALQAKRSDALTRRRRRHVIGRRSRDTFDLTVDSPTYIDAIGVPRGVPKEFKLADQVAAGFENIPILSALFPVTPNKNVDRINYVHYNVLPSL